The Nitrospira sp. sequence CATCCTTTAGTAGTAACAAGGTGGTTTCTCACATGTCTGAGACGTGCGAGAAAGAGGATGTCTAGTTTAACTTCAAAAGCGCGGAATGGATGGCCTGATAGAGGTCCTCCGGTGAGGTGTCCTTTGTCAGGTAGGCCGACGTTCCCGCTGCTCTCATATCCTGAGCCACGTCAGCGCTTAGGTAGACCGAGAGCCCAATAATGACGACCTGTGGAAGCGTCGTCTTGATCCACCGCGTTGCCTCGATACCATTCATCCTGGGCATACTCACATCCATCAAGATGACATCGGGCTGTAATTGTTGCGCTAGCACGCAGGCCAACTCTCCGTTCTCCGCTTCGCCGACCATCGTGAACTCACCCGAGGCATTCACCATATTCCGCAACTCCTGGCGGATCAGACGATGGTTCTCGACCAGGAGCACGCGAATGGGCTGAGATGATGGTGCCGTCGTATTAACGGAGTCTGATTTGTATACCACAGCCATAGCTATCTTCACTGAATAGCGACACACCCGCTGTTTATGAGCTTAGAAGGTCCTGAGGGGGAATCATACTGGGAAAGGTCTTAGGGAGTAAATATTATTAGCTAGCAAATGATCAAACGGGAACGAGCGGACACATCCGCAATGAGTCGCTCACGGTCCTGACAATTTGCCGACTCCACTTTCTTCTGCCCGAGAATTGATGATTATTTCCGCCGCGACCAGGGGCCGCGGCAATGTCCGCTTGCTCTTTCCCTTCGGCTGATTCGAACTCTTCGAAAAACCCTTTGACCTCCCTTTTCAACATCTCGATGACGCCGGATTAGATTGCGGCTTTGCCTGACATGGTGCCCTCCCATAGGTTGGGGTTTGTTCGTGTTCGCCTA is a genomic window containing:
- a CDS encoding response regulator transcription factor, whose translation is MAVVYKSDSVNTTAPSSQPIRVLLVENHRLIRQELRNMVNASGEFTMVGEAENGELACVLAQQLQPDVILMDVSMPRMNGIEATRWIKTTLPQVVIIGLSVYLSADVAQDMRAAGTSAYLTKDTSPEDLYQAIHSALLKLN